In Candidatus Polarisedimenticolia bacterium, one genomic interval encodes:
- a CDS encoding HAMP domain-containing sensor histidine kinase, with protein MLREYFRRHTLWICFAAVLVPLLFMLGMQFVWLGHLKEASALAHKAALHTLLETVGTEVQYFYRAAAERALNLSPSIFDSTGQRLEEAAWYWKKKPVPAARRLFLADFTRSEFGNFLFYDPDDHSLKRPLASDESMAIVMAASPWQMVRLGSVGKGFSLIVDERSPDYRIILNPIVDEHRGIVGVAGMVLDEKYFRKELLTPIIRKTMTTFFPTSGADDKTILVRDRGGQIVVAYGAGDGKGETVTARFPFVFADWTMDFTSARNMPEELASASFAFNLSLSILLALTLLGALAFAFRSAGKAMKLSEMKSDFVSNVSHELRTPLASIRVFAELLRLGRVKSPEKVQVYGEYIEAESRRLTGLINNILDFARIESGRKTYSFCRVDVGEVVASVLRSFEIRLAPEGYRIRFEGPEKPITPVDLDPDAISQAVHNLLDNAVKYSGDAKEIAVRLDQDGEWLLISVQDHGIGIAREEQKKIFERFHRVSTGLVHDVKGSGLGLSIVHHIVQAHGGDVCVESEPGRGSRFTLILPMTQPGRGGAAARAPEGAAIPGLQREA; from the coding sequence ATGCTCCGAGAGTATTTCCGGCGACACACCCTCTGGATCTGCTTCGCCGCGGTGCTCGTCCCGCTGCTGTTCATGCTGGGGATGCAGTTCGTCTGGCTGGGGCACCTCAAGGAGGCTTCCGCCCTGGCGCACAAGGCCGCCTTGCACACCCTCCTGGAGACAGTGGGAACGGAAGTCCAATACTTCTACCGTGCCGCCGCCGAGCGGGCGCTGAACCTGTCGCCATCCATCTTCGACTCGACCGGGCAGCGATTGGAAGAGGCGGCCTGGTACTGGAAGAAGAAGCCGGTGCCGGCGGCGCGCCGCCTCTTCCTGGCCGATTTCACCCGCTCCGAGTTCGGCAACTTCCTGTTCTACGATCCGGACGACCATTCCCTCAAGCGGCCTCTCGCCTCCGACGAGTCGATGGCGATCGTCATGGCGGCCAGCCCGTGGCAGATGGTGCGGCTGGGCTCGGTGGGCAAGGGATTCTCGCTCATCGTCGACGAGCGCAGCCCCGATTACCGCATCATCCTGAACCCGATTGTGGATGAGCATCGCGGCATCGTGGGGGTCGCCGGGATGGTGCTGGACGAGAAATACTTCCGCAAAGAATTGTTGACCCCCATCATCCGCAAGACGATGACGACCTTCTTCCCGACCTCGGGAGCGGACGACAAGACGATCCTGGTGCGCGATCGCGGTGGTCAAATCGTGGTCGCCTACGGCGCGGGGGACGGTAAGGGAGAGACAGTCACCGCGCGCTTCCCCTTCGTCTTCGCCGATTGGACCATGGACTTCACCTCGGCGCGCAACATGCCGGAGGAGCTGGCCAGCGCCAGCTTCGCCTTCAATCTTTCGTTGTCAATCCTCCTGGCCCTGACGTTGCTGGGCGCCCTGGCGTTCGCCTTCCGCTCCGCCGGCAAGGCGATGAAGCTGTCGGAGATGAAATCCGATTTCGTATCGAATGTGTCGCACGAGCTGCGCACGCCGCTGGCCTCGATCCGGGTGTTCGCCGAGCTGCTGCGCCTGGGCCGGGTCAAGAGTCCCGAGAAGGTGCAGGTCTACGGCGAGTACATCGAGGCGGAGAGCCGCCGGCTGACGGGGCTGATCAACAACATCCTCGATTTCGCCCGCATCGAATCGGGACGCAAGACCTATAGCTTCTGTCGGGTCGACGTCGGCGAGGTAGTGGCTTCGGTGCTGCGCAGCTTCGAGATCCGCCTCGCCCCCGAGGGATACCGGATCCGCTTCGAGGGGCCCGAGAAGCCCATCACGCCGGTCGACCTGGATCCCGACGCCATCAGCCAGGCGGTGCACAACCTCCTGGACAACGCGGTGAAATACTCGGGCGACGCGAAGGAAATTGCGGTCCGGCTCGACCAGGACGGGGAATGGCTCCTCATCTCGGTCCAGGATCATGGGATCGGTATCGCGCGCGAGGAGCAGAAGAAGATCTTCGAGCGCTTCCACCGGGTGAGCACCGGGCTGGTGCACGACGTAAAAGGGAGCGGCCTGGGACTGTCGATCGTGCATCACATCGTGCAGGCGCACGGCGGCGACGTCTGCGTGGAGAGCGAGCCGGGGCGCGGCAGCCGCTTCACCCTCATCCTGCCGATGACGCAGCCGGGGCGCGGCGGCGCGGCGGCGCGAGCCCCGGAGGGAGCGGCGATTCCGGGGCTGCAGCGGGAAGCGTGA
- a CDS encoding response regulator transcription factor: MMPKVLIVEDDEAMSTALRDGFSYEGYEVVLARDGAAGLQLSGEASPDVIILDVMLPKMSGLDVCKQIRKEGNQVPILMLTARGQEIDKVLGLKLGADDYVTKPFGFLELMARVEAILRRGPGQRTGLEAYRFGDVDVDFKKGEARKKGKLLDLSPRELRLLEYFIQHRGEVVDRDALLDAVWGYDTAPLTRTVDMHVAKLRKKIEDPRGEPKYLITVHRMGYKFTG, from the coding sequence ATGATGCCGAAAGTCCTGATCGTCGAAGACGACGAGGCCATGTCGACGGCCTTGCGCGACGGCTTTTCCTACGAAGGGTACGAGGTGGTCCTGGCGCGCGACGGCGCCGCCGGGCTGCAGCTCTCGGGGGAAGCTTCGCCCGACGTCATCATCCTGGACGTGATGCTGCCGAAAATGAGCGGACTGGACGTCTGCAAGCAGATCCGCAAGGAAGGCAATCAGGTCCCCATCCTGATGCTGACCGCCCGCGGCCAGGAGATCGACAAGGTCCTGGGCCTCAAGCTCGGGGCGGACGACTATGTCACCAAACCCTTCGGCTTTCTGGAGCTGATGGCCCGGGTCGAGGCGATTCTGCGGCGCGGCCCGGGCCAGCGGACCGGATTGGAGGCGTATCGCTTCGGCGACGTCGACGTCGACTTCAAGAAGGGGGAGGCGCGCAAGAAAGGAAAGCTCCTGGACCTGTCGCCGCGCGAGCTGCGGCTGCTGGAGTATTTCATCCAGCACCGGGGCGAGGTGGTCGACCGCGATGCGCTGCTGGATGCCGTCTGGGGCTACGACACCGCGCCGCTGACACGCACCGTCGACATGCACGTGGCGAAGCTCCGGAAGAAGATCGAGGACCCGCGTGGCGAGCCGAAGTACCTGATCACGGTCCACCGGATGGGATACAAATTCACCGGCTGA
- a CDS encoding LamG domain-containing protein, which produces MKRSSRSTHLRRPTLAFPTARASLAAALFAALPLLAGCAAEDYRVAAVENRCSLHLDGRDDFVDVGRIGEKHPLLLAGSPFTVAAWFRQEPGGEPYERIIDKSDDVLGHNGWALAADPGERRVHFYVHDGRRGGDFISRAGAFRPGAWHYVTAVARATRLEIYLDGKRDRSASYEDGGFALPSPRPTSARIGNWNHQSGRSFRGWLDEISVWKTDLPPAAIGVLAAARGRADLRRDGSAYQASGDLVAWWRMEAGPDPAGAIEITDLVSTIGGRLMPDAASGNAPRVDCETIP; this is translated from the coding sequence ATGAAGCGCTCTTCTCGCTCTACCCACCTGCGGCGGCCGACCCTGGCGTTTCCGACCGCGCGGGCCTCGCTGGCTGCCGCGCTTTTCGCTGCCCTTCCGCTGCTGGCCGGGTGCGCTGCGGAAGATTACCGGGTCGCCGCGGTCGAGAACCGCTGCTCGCTGCACCTGGACGGTCGCGACGATTTCGTGGATGTGGGGCGTATCGGAGAGAAACATCCTCTGCTTCTGGCCGGATCCCCCTTCACGGTCGCAGCCTGGTTCCGCCAGGAGCCGGGCGGCGAGCCCTACGAGAGGATTATCGACAAGAGCGACGATGTGCTGGGGCACAACGGCTGGGCCCTCGCCGCCGATCCGGGAGAGCGCCGCGTCCACTTCTACGTGCACGACGGACGGCGCGGCGGTGATTTCATCAGCCGGGCCGGAGCGTTCCGGCCGGGCGCCTGGCATTACGTGACGGCGGTGGCCCGGGCAACCAGGCTTGAGATCTACCTGGACGGAAAAAGGGATCGCTCCGCCAGCTACGAGGACGGCGGTTTTGCCCTTCCTTCACCTCGGCCCACCAGCGCCCGGATCGGGAACTGGAACCATCAATCGGGCCGGAGCTTTCGCGGATGGCTCGACGAGATCTCGGTTTGGAAGACCGACCTTCCGCCCGCCGCGATCGGCGTGCTGGCGGCCGCGCGCGGCAGGGCCGACCTGCGGCGGGACGGTTCGGCCTATCAGGCCTCCGGGGATCTGGTCGCCTGGTGGAGGATGGAAGCCGGACCGGATCCGGCCGGAGCCATTGAGATCACCGATCTGGTCTCGACAATTGGCGGCCGCCTCATGCCCGACGCGGCGTCGGGGAATGCGCCCCGGGTCGACTGCGAGACGATTCCCTGA
- a CDS encoding histidine kinase, with amino-acid sequence MNLIRLTELLIYTYGAFCYGAILLLWGREMGQVNYAGRAARPAAPRDGSSLVVGSITLVSLLWFVTNLLMVLAELQPGIRLYPLRSILLTLAFLFPPLIAHTTFVEICADAPGRVGPPWRHLLRVFYFVSLMCIVVSMLGFWGVVELPRDTLGWASGVALGVLFSLAGLYSVTAISRHSPRPRSSSERNIRRVWLVLFSLLFLMGLPIIFTNAGWIPMTVLLRLVIQSAPLLFLFAGTYFDNRFEFFDLFVKRGMAFLVTLVFLTAYFAVVPPRLARLSLAWASPWVHALTLLPVVLTLPAIYHGISRWLDNVWLGRQFSGAEAVKHFLAGIQSATEEESLVREAESRLQEIFHAPARVLLGDATAQRSDEAGACAKEADLEISIGRGADRAGVIRLGRRATQIPFFSQDVELLESLAEVFVSMLENVRLQHRRLEQEQREQALSLHASRSELKALRAQINPHFLFNALNAIAGLIPKDPRRADRAVEQLAEVFRYTLRRSESDWSRLEEEIDAVRAYLDLEQARFGARLQCRIQVDPAVRDARIPTLVVQTLVENAVKHGVAAIRGAGIIEVEALRKSDALEIRVLDNGPGFTEESAGAGGEPKGSSSGFGLRNVRERLTGYFGEKASLHIGRDAARGLTVVSLLLPWGSGPTAPADPVHAAALVKEPAP; translated from the coding sequence ATGAACCTCATCCGCCTCACCGAGCTTCTGATCTACACCTACGGCGCCTTCTGCTACGGCGCCATCCTCCTCCTCTGGGGCCGGGAGATGGGGCAGGTGAACTACGCGGGACGTGCGGCCCGCCCCGCGGCCCCGCGCGACGGCTCCAGCCTCGTCGTGGGATCGATCACCCTCGTCAGCCTCCTCTGGTTCGTGACCAATCTCCTGATGGTCCTGGCCGAGCTGCAGCCCGGGATAAGGCTCTATCCGCTGCGCAGTATCCTGCTGACCCTGGCCTTCCTGTTCCCGCCGCTCATCGCCCACACCACCTTCGTGGAGATTTGCGCCGACGCTCCGGGGCGGGTCGGTCCGCCCTGGAGGCACCTGCTTCGGGTTTTCTACTTCGTCAGCCTGATGTGCATCGTCGTGTCGATGCTGGGATTCTGGGGGGTGGTCGAGCTGCCGCGCGACACGCTGGGGTGGGCTTCGGGGGTGGCGCTGGGAGTTCTGTTCAGCCTGGCCGGCCTGTACAGTGTCACCGCCATCTCGCGCCACTCGCCCCGGCCGCGCAGCTCCTCCGAGCGGAACATCCGGCGCGTCTGGCTGGTGCTCTTCTCCCTGCTCTTCCTGATGGGGCTTCCCATCATCTTCACCAATGCTGGCTGGATTCCGATGACCGTGCTGCTGCGCCTGGTCATCCAGTCGGCGCCGCTGCTGTTCCTGTTCGCCGGGACCTACTTCGATAACCGCTTCGAGTTCTTCGACCTGTTCGTCAAGCGCGGCATGGCCTTCCTGGTCACCCTGGTCTTCCTGACCGCCTATTTCGCGGTCGTGCCGCCGCGCCTGGCGCGGCTGTCGCTGGCGTGGGCTTCTCCCTGGGTCCACGCGCTGACGCTCCTGCCGGTGGTCCTGACGCTGCCCGCGATCTACCACGGCATCAGCCGCTGGCTGGACAACGTCTGGCTGGGTCGGCAGTTCTCGGGCGCGGAAGCTGTCAAGCATTTCCTGGCCGGCATCCAGAGCGCCACGGAGGAAGAGAGCCTGGTTCGCGAAGCGGAGTCCCGCCTGCAGGAGATCTTCCACGCTCCGGCGCGCGTGCTCCTGGGTGATGCGACGGCGCAGCGATCCGATGAAGCCGGAGCCTGCGCCAAGGAGGCGGATCTGGAGATCTCGATCGGGCGGGGCGCCGACCGCGCGGGAGTCATCCGGCTGGGCCGGCGCGCCACGCAGATCCCTTTCTTCAGCCAGGACGTCGAGCTGCTCGAATCGCTCGCCGAGGTCTTCGTGTCGATGCTGGAGAACGTGCGGCTGCAGCACCGGCGCCTGGAGCAGGAGCAGCGCGAGCAGGCATTGTCCCTGCACGCCAGCCGCTCCGAGCTGAAGGCGCTGCGTGCCCAGATCAACCCGCACTTCCTTTTCAACGCGCTCAACGCCATCGCGGGCCTCATCCCCAAGGACCCGCGCCGCGCCGATCGCGCCGTCGAGCAGCTGGCGGAAGTTTTCCGCTACACCCTGCGGCGCTCGGAGAGCGACTGGTCCCGTCTGGAGGAGGAGATCGACGCGGTGCGCGCCTATCTCGATCTGGAGCAGGCGCGCTTCGGGGCCCGGCTGCAGTGCCGCATCCAGGTCGATCCCGCGGTGCGCGACGCCCGCATCCCGACCCTGGTGGTGCAGACCCTGGTGGAGAATGCCGTCAAGCACGGCGTGGCGGCAATCCGGGGGGCCGGGATCATCGAGGTCGAGGCGCTGCGGAAATCCGACGCGCTCGAGATTCGCGTTCTGGACAACGGTCCAGGCTTTACAGAGGAAAGCGCCGGCGCGGGCGGCGAGCCGAAAGGCTCCTCCTCCGGGTTCGGACTGCGCAACGTACGCGAGCGGCTGACGGGATACTTCGGGGAGAAGGCCTCGCTGCACATCGGCCGGGACGCCGCGCGGGGCCTGACGGTCGTATCGCTGCTCCTTCCTTGGGGGAGCGGGCCAACCGCGCCGGCCGATCCGGTGCACGCCGCGGCGCTGGTGAAGGAGCCGGCGCCATGA
- a CDS encoding SpoIIE family protein phosphatase has product MIDAFLVDDEEPARERLRRLLSELDGIRVVGEAADGEEALREIPRHRPDLVFLDIQMPGRSGMEVASALPPPRPRVIFCTAFDQYAIQAFEHHAVDYLLKPLNRERLAAAVGRVRDSLETTGRMARELASASEAQARLYPDLVRLETLEVSGSCRSSREVGGDYYDFLPLGRGRLGIAVGDVSGKGIFAGLLMAGLQGRLQTMAVRYGDDLPALFSELNRAMHASTDANRYATLFYGVYEEPSRRLTYVNAGHPAPLLLRRAAGGAPGWDPPEALAPTGTVVGLLPEARYEARSLHLCPGDLLLAFSDGLVEAGGEEGPEFGPAALADSVRGLQEAGAAAIRERILEEERRFRSDRKGEDDLTLVVARVR; this is encoded by the coding sequence ATGATCGACGCTTTCCTGGTGGACGACGAGGAGCCCGCGCGCGAGCGCCTGCGCCGGCTATTGTCGGAGCTGGACGGGATCCGCGTGGTGGGCGAGGCGGCGGACGGCGAGGAGGCGCTGCGGGAGATCCCGCGCCACCGGCCCGATCTCGTCTTCCTCGACATCCAGATGCCGGGACGCAGCGGCATGGAAGTGGCTTCCGCCCTCCCGCCGCCGCGCCCGCGGGTGATCTTCTGCACCGCCTTCGACCAGTACGCCATCCAGGCCTTCGAGCACCATGCCGTCGACTACCTTCTCAAGCCCCTGAACCGGGAGCGCCTGGCGGCGGCGGTGGGACGCGTGCGCGACTCATTGGAGACGACGGGACGCATGGCGCGCGAGCTGGCCTCCGCCTCGGAGGCGCAGGCGCGCCTCTATCCCGACCTGGTCCGCCTCGAGACTCTGGAAGTGAGCGGCTCTTGCCGCTCCTCGCGCGAGGTGGGGGGCGATTACTACGACTTCCTTCCGCTGGGAAGGGGAAGGCTCGGGATCGCCGTCGGGGACGTCTCGGGCAAGGGGATCTTCGCGGGACTCCTGATGGCTGGCCTGCAGGGACGCCTGCAGACGATGGCTGTCCGCTACGGGGACGACCTTCCCGCCCTGTTCTCGGAGCTGAACCGGGCGATGCATGCCTCCACCGATGCGAACCGTTACGCCACCCTGTTCTATGGAGTCTACGAGGAGCCTTCGCGACGCCTGACCTACGTGAATGCCGGTCATCCGGCGCCGCTGCTGCTACGGCGCGCCGCCGGCGGAGCTCCGGGCTGGGATCCGCCCGAGGCGCTGGCGCCCACCGGCACCGTGGTGGGCCTGCTCCCGGAGGCGCGCTACGAAGCGCGCAGCTTACATTTGTGTCCCGGAGATCTGCTGCTGGCCTTCAGCGACGGGCTGGTCGAAGCAGGCGGGGAAGAGGGCCCCGAGTTCGGCCCCGCGGCGCTGGCGGATAGCGTGAGAGGCCTGCAGGAAGCGGGTGCCGCGGCGATTCGGGAGCGCATCCTGGAGGAGGAGCGGCGCTTCCGATCGGACCGGAAAGGCGAAGACGATCTGACGCTGGTGGTGGCGAGGGTGCGGTGA
- a CDS encoding LytTR family DNA-binding domain-containing protein encodes MSEAKLRVLIVDDEEPARDRLRRMLGTFPAVEVVGEAEDGEQALEKLQELAPDLVFLDVQMPGAGGLEVAASLPSPPPAVVFCTAFDQYAVDAFELHAADYLLKPVSQARLGSALQRVLEGRRSAAPSSPTPARKAAAFPLRFLAKSGGRYQVVPRAEVLCFVSEGGLTKLQGRDRHYWMQPSLQDLEHSLDPAHFIRVSRSAIVNLNAVGEVFPMPGGGGELRLTGGARLEVSRRRFKALLDRLSTV; translated from the coding sequence GTGAGCGAGGCGAAGCTGCGGGTCCTGATTGTCGATGACGAGGAGCCTGCGCGCGATCGCCTGCGACGGATGCTCGGGACGTTTCCGGCCGTCGAGGTGGTCGGGGAAGCGGAGGATGGCGAGCAGGCGCTGGAGAAGCTCCAGGAGCTGGCGCCGGATTTGGTTTTCCTGGACGTGCAGATGCCCGGCGCCGGCGGATTGGAGGTGGCGGCCTCGCTCCCTTCGCCTCCTCCGGCTGTCGTCTTCTGCACCGCCTTCGACCAGTACGCCGTCGACGCCTTCGAGCTGCACGCGGCCGATTACCTTCTCAAGCCGGTCAGCCAGGCGCGGCTGGGAAGCGCCTTGCAGCGGGTCCTGGAAGGGCGCCGGAGCGCCGCGCCCTCCTCCCCGACACCGGCCCGCAAGGCGGCGGCCTTTCCCCTGCGCTTCCTGGCGAAAAGCGGAGGGCGCTACCAGGTCGTGCCGCGCGCCGAGGTCCTCTGCTTCGTCTCCGAAGGCGGCCTGACGAAGCTGCAGGGTCGCGACCGGCACTACTGGATGCAGCCCAGCCTCCAGGATCTGGAGCATTCTCTCGATCCGGCCCACTTCATCCGCGTCTCGCGCTCCGCCATCGTCAACCTCAATGCCGTGGGAGAGGTCTTCCCGATGCCGGGAGGCGGAGGCGAGCTGCGCCTGACAGGAGGCGCGCGCCTGGAAGTGAGCCGGCGCCGCTTCAAGGCGCTGCTCGACCGGCTCTCCACCGTCTAA
- a CDS encoding protein kinase has product MPLEPGKMLAHYRILSEIGRGGMGVVYEAADTTLDRRIALKVLPEEATANPDRLLRFRREARVVAALNHPGIVTIHSVEEAEGIHFLTMELVRGKTLHERIPAGGLPADRIFGIAIPLAEALSAAHERGVIHRDLKPSNVLVTEEGRIKVLDFGLAKLATAEESSGDESILPTRSLLTGEGRRLGTFPYMSPEQVMGRALDHRSDIFSFGIVLYEMATGTRPFSGSSTAELASSILRDTPEPVIGLRPDLPGHFAWILRRCLEKDPRRRYQSALDIRNEMEDLEKGIVSEVPISRPPVSRSAWDSASVSGAPAASAPTPAPAASPASGPVPGAASKKQSAPVGYLVFAGFIVLLLFALLWMNNRDRARRRAAVSPPAGSAAAVTPGVASLAILPFVNISADPENEYFSDGMTEQLINALVKVEGLKVPARTTVFALKAKNLDVQEIGKRLGVDSVLEGSVRKSASRLRINVRLARTSDGSALWSEQYDRELKDVFAVQDEISRKIVETLRVRLSPLEAQALARAPTGDSEAYDLYLKGRRLFFLSGRRNLGNARETFSRAIDLDPGFALAYAGIADASSWLYLYSEATGNNLEEAKKASLKALELAPDLAEAHASRGLALSLSTEHEAAGREFETAIRLDPRLFEAYYFYARDCWARGKWDQATHLFGKAMEVRPEDYQAPALMSNALRQLGRSEEATAMEKKGLEIIRARLETDPDDTRALYLGANVLVKTGAVDEGLEWIRRAIAVDPSDPATLYNAACVFSKAGKKQEAIGSLEKAVAVGFAHKAWIENDSDLDSIRGDPRYQTLLKHLR; this is encoded by the coding sequence ATGCCCCTGGAACCGGGGAAAATGCTCGCCCACTATCGCATCCTCTCCGAGATCGGCCGGGGAGGCATGGGGGTGGTCTACGAAGCCGCGGACACCACCCTGGATCGGCGCATCGCCCTGAAGGTCCTTCCCGAGGAAGCCACCGCCAACCCCGACCGGCTCCTGCGCTTCCGCCGCGAGGCCCGCGTCGTGGCGGCGCTCAACCACCCGGGGATCGTGACCATCCATTCGGTGGAGGAAGCGGAAGGCATCCACTTTTTGACCATGGAGCTGGTGCGCGGCAAGACGCTGCACGAGCGCATCCCGGCGGGCGGTCTGCCGGCCGATCGGATCTTCGGAATCGCCATCCCCCTGGCCGAGGCGCTCTCCGCGGCCCACGAGCGCGGCGTGATCCATCGCGATCTGAAGCCGTCCAATGTCCTGGTCACCGAGGAGGGAAGGATCAAGGTCCTCGATTTCGGGCTGGCGAAGCTGGCGACCGCGGAGGAAAGCTCCGGCGATGAGAGCATCCTCCCCACCCGATCCCTGCTGACCGGAGAGGGAAGGCGCCTGGGGACCTTTCCCTACATGTCGCCCGAGCAGGTAATGGGGCGCGCGCTGGATCACCGCTCCGACATCTTCTCCTTCGGCATCGTTCTGTACGAGATGGCGACCGGCACGCGACCTTTCTCAGGCTCCAGCACCGCCGAGCTGGCCTCCTCGATCCTGCGCGACACCCCCGAGCCGGTCATCGGACTGCGCCCGGATTTGCCCGGACATTTCGCCTGGATCCTGCGGCGCTGCCTGGAAAAGGATCCGCGGCGCCGCTACCAGTCGGCCCTCGACATCCGCAACGAGATGGAAGACCTCGAGAAGGGAATCGTCTCCGAGGTGCCGATTTCCCGGCCGCCGGTCTCGCGATCCGCATGGGATTCGGCATCTGTCTCCGGCGCCCCCGCGGCTTCGGCGCCGACGCCCGCTCCCGCAGCGTCTCCCGCATCTGGGCCCGTTCCGGGCGCGGCGTCGAAGAAACAGTCGGCTCCCGTCGGCTATCTGGTCTTCGCCGGCTTCATCGTCCTGCTGCTCTTCGCATTGCTGTGGATGAACAACCGCGACCGCGCGCGGCGGCGCGCGGCAGTTTCTCCGCCGGCCGGCTCTGCCGCTGCGGTCACTCCCGGGGTCGCCTCTCTGGCGATCCTCCCCTTCGTCAACATCAGCGCCGACCCGGAGAACGAGTATTTCTCCGACGGCATGACCGAGCAGCTGATCAATGCCCTGGTCAAGGTCGAAGGGCTCAAGGTTCCCGCCCGCACCACCGTCTTCGCGCTCAAGGCGAAGAACCTGGACGTCCAGGAGATCGGCAAGCGCCTGGGGGTCGACTCGGTTCTTGAAGGCAGCGTCCGGAAATCGGCATCGCGGCTGCGCATCAACGTGCGGCTCGCACGGACCTCCGACGGCAGCGCCCTCTGGTCGGAGCAGTACGATCGCGAGCTGAAGGATGTCTTCGCGGTGCAGGACGAGATCTCCCGGAAGATCGTCGAGACGCTGCGCGTCCGGCTCTCGCCGCTCGAGGCACAGGCGCTGGCGCGCGCTCCCACCGGCGACTCCGAGGCCTACGATCTCTACCTCAAGGGGCGCCGGCTCTTCTTCCTGAGTGGCCGGAGAAATCTGGGAAACGCGCGGGAGACCTTCTCCCGGGCCATCGATCTCGATCCCGGCTTCGCGCTGGCCTATGCGGGAATCGCCGACGCTTCGTCGTGGCTCTACCTCTACTCGGAAGCCACCGGAAACAACCTCGAGGAGGCGAAGAAGGCTTCGCTGAAAGCGCTCGAGCTGGCGCCTGATCTCGCGGAGGCGCATGCCTCGCGCGGGCTGGCGCTCTCGCTGAGCACGGAGCACGAAGCGGCGGGCAGGGAGTTCGAGACCGCCATCCGGCTGGATCCAAGGCTGTTCGAGGCCTACTACTTCTACGCGCGCGACTGCTGGGCCCGGGGGAAGTGGGACCAGGCGACGCACCTCTTCGGCAAGGCCATGGAGGTGAGGCCGGAGGACTACCAGGCTCCGGCGCTGATGTCGAACGCCCTGCGGCAGCTGGGCCGCAGCGAAGAAGCCACGGCGATGGAGAAGAAAGGTCTCGAAATCATCCGCGCGCGCCTCGAGACCGATCCCGACGACACCCGGGCGCTGTACCTCGGCGCCAATGTCCTGGTAAAGACCGGGGCGGTCGATGAGGGGCTGGAATGGATCCGGCGGGCGATTGCGGTCGACCCGAGCGATCCGGCCACGCTGTACAACGCCGCCTGCGTTTTCAGCAAGGCAGGGAAGAAGCAGGAGGCGATCGGGAGCCTCGAAAAGGCGGTGGCAGTCGGCTTCGCCCACAAGGCCTGGATCGAGAACGATTCCGATCTCGACTCGATACGGGGCGACCCGCGTTACCAGACGCTCCTGAAACACCTCAGGTAG